The Nitrospirota bacterium genome has a window encoding:
- the ftsA gene encoding cell division protein FtsA has product MSGKVFAAIDIGTTSISVLAAEATEKRARVLGSCTTASRGLRKGVVVNIEEAVQSIRNAMREAESATGRKIASAVVGITGQHIQGFLSTGLIGLHGREVTAADRLLAIESAKTVYMPLDREVLHAIPAEFMLDGQRNITDPVGMSGVRLESTVHIITAYSPAVQNLKKACEQAGVQVLDMVFGPTAAAGAVLTHDEIEQGVLLIDIGGGTTDIAFFRDGAMVHASVLGIGGLHITNDLAVGLQVSVAEAERVKKAAGLASVRALAAEEAIEITGQDGQVQKISREMLAAIIQPRCEELFEKVREELVMFGAGDAVCTAVLIGGTALLGSITDLAASVLAMPARVGLPQGVVGMKNSMRTPSYAAVAGLVAYAARKEEEAAPHINRVAGVMTRVAEKMKNSSGYKDFLEIFQKKKKGVSYV; this is encoded by the coding sequence ATGAGCGGCAAGGTCTTCGCTGCGATCGACATAGGAACGACCAGCATATCGGTGCTTGCAGCAGAAGCAACGGAAAAAAGGGCGAGGGTGCTCGGCTCGTGCACAACAGCTTCCCGCGGGCTCAGAAAAGGTGTTGTGGTGAACATCGAGGAGGCTGTGCAGTCCATCCGCAATGCCATGCGCGAGGCAGAATCTGCAACAGGCAGAAAGATAGCATCTGCAGTCGTCGGCATTACCGGGCAGCATATCCAGGGGTTCCTGAGCACCGGGCTCATCGGTCTTCACGGCAGGGAGGTCACCGCTGCTGACAGGCTGCTTGCCATAGAATCTGCAAAGACCGTGTATATGCCGCTTGACCGCGAGGTGCTTCATGCGATCCCTGCAGAGTTCATGCTCGACGGGCAGCGCAACATCACTGATCCTGTCGGCATGTCAGGCGTGAGGCTTGAGTCAACCGTGCATATCATAACCGCCTATTCGCCTGCAGTGCAGAATCTCAAAAAGGCCTGCGAACAGGCAGGAGTTCAGGTCCTCGATATGGTGTTCGGGCCAACCGCAGCAGCAGGGGCAGTGCTCACGCATGACGAAATCGAACAGGGAGTTCTCCTTATCGACATCGGCGGCGGCACAACAGACATTGCTTTTTTCAGGGATGGGGCAATGGTGCATGCTTCGGTCCTCGGCATCGGGGGGCTGCATATTACGAACGATCTTGCCGTTGGCCTGCAGGTGAGCGTGGCAGAAGCTGAGAGGGTCAAGAAGGCAGCGGGTCTTGCCTCTGTCCGTGCGCTTGCTGCAGAAGAGGCCATAGAAATAACCGGGCAGGACGGGCAGGTGCAGAAGATAAGCAGAGAAATGCTTGCTGCTATTATTCAGCCCAGATGCGAAGAACTGTTCGAGAAGGTCAGGGAAGAACTCGTAATGTTCGGCGCAGGGGACGCTGTCTGCACCGCAGTCCTGATCGGCGGAACAGCGCTTCTCGGCAGCATCACAGACCTTGCAGCATCTGTCCTTGCCATGCCGGCACGCGTCGGGCTTCCCCAGGGAGTCGTTGGCATGAAGAACAGTATGAGGACCCCGTCATATGCCGCGGTTGCCGGCCTTGTGGCGTATGCGGCCCGGAAAGAAGAAGAGGCCGCACCGCATATCAACAGGGTAGCCGGCGTGATGACACGGGTCGCGGAGAAGATGAAGAACAGTAGCGGATACAAGGATTTCCTTGAAATATTTCAAAAGAAGAAAAAGGGGGTATCGTATGTTTGA